Genomic segment of Serinicoccus hydrothermalis:
GACCTCGCCCCGAGCCAGATCGTCCTTGTCGGCGGCGACGTCGCCGTGTCCGACGACGTGGAGGAGGCCCTGGAGGGCTTCGGCGCCGAGGTCACCCGGGTCGCCGGCGCCAACCGCTACGACACCTCCGCGGAGGTGGCGAGCCTCTTCCCGACCGGCCTGCCGGTGCTCTACCTCGCGACCGGCACCGACTACCCGGACGCGCTGACCGGCGGCGCCCGCGCCGGCCGGGACGGCGCGCCGATGCTGCTCACCGACCCGGCGCAGCTGCGGCCGAGCACGCTCGAGGCGATCCAGACCCTCCAGCCGGAGTCGGTGGTCGTGCTCGGCGGCTCCGGTGCCGTTTCCGACGACGTGGTCGAGGCCGTGACCGAGCTCGTCCCGGACACCACGCGGGTCTTCGGGTCCGACCGCTACGGCACCGCCGTGGCCCTCGCCTCGACCTACGAGTACGACTCCGTGGCCTATCTCGCGAGCGGGCAGGACTACCCCGACGCGCTGACCGGTGGCGCCTTCGCCGCCTACCACGAGGGCCCGCTCCTGCTCGGCAAGGCCGACGGGGTGCCGACGGCCACCGCGACCGCCCTGGACCAGCTCTCGCCGCAGGGCCTGGTGCTCTTCGGCGGCGAGGGAGCGCTGGAGAAGGCGCCGGTGGAGGACGCGCTCAACGCGGTGCTGCCCGTCTGGGTCGACGAGCTCGTCGTCCAGATGCTCTCGTTCAACGACTACCACGGGCACATCGAGGAGGAGGACGGGACGCTCGACCCCGAGCAGGACCCCGACCAGAACCTCGTCGGGGGCGCCGTCAACCTCACCTCGACGCTCGAGGCGCTGCGCACCCGCTCCTTCGACGACCAGACCCTGACCGTCGCCGCGGGCGACCTCATCGGTGGCTCCACCTTCGTCTCCGGCCTCTTCCAGGACGAGCCGTCGGTCGAGACGCTCGAGGTCGCCGGGCTGGACGTCTCCAGCGTCGGCAACCACGAGTTCGACGAGGGGGTCGAGGAGCTGCTGCGCATGCAGGAGGGCGGATGCCACCCCGAGCGCGGCTGCTTCGAGGACGAGCCCTACGACGGCGCCGACTTCCAGTGGCTCGCCGCCAACGTCGTGGACAAGGAGTCCGGCGAGTCGATCCTGCCCGGCACCGAGGTGCGGACCGTCGACGGCGTCGACGTGGGCTTCATCGGCATGACGCTCGAGGACACCCCGACCCTGGTCAGCCCCGGTGGCGTGTCCACCGTCGACTTCCTGGACGAGGTCGAGACGGCCAACGCCCAGGCGGCCCAGCTGCGCGAGCAGGGCGTCGAGTCGATCGTCGTGCTGCTGCACGAGGGTGGCTACCAGACCGGTGGCTACGACGCCTGCGAGGGCATCTCCGGCCCGGTCGTGGAGATCGCGGAGAACCTCGACCCGGCCATCGACGCCGTGGTCACCGGGCACACCCACCAGCCCTACGTCTGCACCATCCCCGACCCGGACGGCGCCGACCGCCTCGTCACGAGCGCCAACCAGTACGGCCGCGTCGTGACCGAGACGGCACTGACGATCTCCCGGGAGAGCGGCGACGTGACCCGGGACCGGGCCTACGCCCACAACAACCTGGTGCTGCAGTCGATCGCCGACGACCCGGAGACCGCGAGCGTCGTGGACAAGTGGGTCGCCCGGGCCGAGGTGCTCGCCGGCGAGGTGGTCGGCACGGTGGCCGAGGACATCACCGGCGACGCCGGCGGTGACCGTGGCATCGAGACGCCGATGGCCGACCTCGTGGCCGACTCCATCCTCTGGGGCACCGACGGCGAGGACGAGGGCGGTGCGCAGATCTCGTTCATGAACGTCGGCGGCGTCCGCGCCAGCCTGCTGGTGGACCAGATCAGCAACGGCGAGGCGCCCGGCGAGGTCACCTACCAGGAGGCCTACAACGTCATGCCGTTCGGCAACCTCCTGGTGTCGATCGACATGACCGGCGAGCAGGTCAAGGCGGTGCTGGAGCAGCAGTACGTCC
This window contains:
- a CDS encoding cell wall-binding repeat-containing protein — encoded protein: MSHRTPPARRRLVAVGAAVALVSGGAAVATSSAAAPGSPLKAAPEIEDPSEALRISGTDRYGTAAEIARAFPADATDTVVVASGQVFPDALSAQLPASSAAVAAGLASPDVDGAGLPVPMLLTKQDQLPQATASALEDLAPSQIVLVGGDVAVSDDVEEALEGFGAEVTRVAGANRYDTSAEVASLFPTGLPVLYLATGTDYPDALTGGARAGRDGAPMLLTDPAQLRPSTLEAIQTLQPESVVVLGGSGAVSDDVVEAVTELVPDTTRVFGSDRYGTAVALASTYEYDSVAYLASGQDYPDALTGGAFAAYHEGPLLLGKADGVPTATATALDQLSPQGLVLFGGEGALEKAPVEDALNAVLPVWVDELVVQMLSFNDYHGHIEEEDGTLDPEQDPDQNLVGGAVNLTSTLEALRTRSFDDQTLTVAAGDLIGGSTFVSGLFQDEPSVETLEVAGLDVSSVGNHEFDEGVEELLRMQEGGCHPERGCFEDEPYDGADFQWLAANVVDKESGESILPGTEVRTVDGVDVGFIGMTLEDTPTLVSPGGVSTVDFLDEVETANAQAAQLREQGVESIVVLLHEGGYQTGGYDACEGISGPVVEIAENLDPAIDAVVTGHTHQPYVCTIPDPDGADRLVTSANQYGRVVTETALTISRESGDVTRDRAYAHNNLVLQSIADDPETASVVDKWVARAEVLAGEVVGTVAEDITGDAGGDRGIETPMADLVADSILWGTDGEDEGGAQISFMNVGGVRASLLVDQISNGEAPGEVTYQEAYNVMPFGNLLVSIDMTGEQVKAVLEQQYVPDRGRPYLALGVSEGFTYTWDDSQPEGSKVSDMQLDGVPLEMDETYRVSTLNFLQQGGDSFTAFTEGTNLVGGPEDLANLVDYLRATPDLTAPEDRVEGL